The genome window GCATTTACCATCTTAGAGTCCGCAGGAGAACTGCCTCCATCCTAAAGGACCCCCACCCACCCCGAGCACAAACTGTTCTCACCACTTCCCTCAGGCCGGAGGTACAGAAATGCGAGATGCAGGACGTCCGGGTTAATTCTTTCCCACTGCCATCAGACTCCTGAACAGCTGACAGGAGTGATTCATTGCAGACTTGGCACAATCACCTGCACAGTAATAATTATGAACAGTCATTTGCACAAAGCCATTGCAGCCTTGCACGCACACTGcaggctttctctctctctctttttttttttttttttttcctctcatacacagtatgtacaagggtgggggggggagtgaacatgtttctttactgtgcatatgacaataaacctttaaaaattcTGATCAGAGCATGTCTTTAGAAACAGAACTAGGTTATAAGTGTCTAATTCAActacaaatattgtattttgttttaaacactattatgttttgtgtgtgtgtgtgtgtgtgtgtggagacatCGTTTCCTCCGTGTGGTCTGGAGGTTGGAGGCTGGTGTGAAGTCTCATTGTGTCGAGCTTTAATAAACCTGAGTCTGAGACCTTCCTTTAttaaactgtttgtttttcccctctctctctctctctctctctctcgctctctctctctcgctctctctctctctctgcaggacAAGGAGGTCACGCGTATCTAAAAGAATGGCTTTGGTGGGCGGGGCTTTTATCAAGTAAGTCACTGGAGAATGATTAACTCGTGCAGatttgtgtgtttctctcttctTGTCGCGTTTTTTACATCTTACTTATCCgactggatttatttatttaacagcatTCAAgtcatgttaaaatattttggtGTTGCCGTGACAACTGCAGGTTTTGTTATCATTTGACCACTTTTTAGCAACTAATGCTTAGCTTCGCCCCTAAATGTGTTTCAATTATTCCTGTCATGTTTTAAAACTATAccttacttatttatttgtgtgtgtgtgtgtgtgtgtgtgtgtgtgtgtgtggggttacAGTGGGCGCTGGTGAAGCTGCAAACTTTGCAGCTTATGCGTTTGCCCCTGCAACACTCGTCACACCGCTCGGGGCTCTCAGTGTGCTCGTGAGGTACTTGCACcttctttttacacacacacactcatcacatcacatcacatcacacacacttcacactgaTATTAATATTCTAAAGATAGATGATGGTGTTGAGATTCTCATCAGTTCTCATGTTAATCACCGTGTTAATGTTCTTACAGACTTTAAAGAAGAGGTAATAAAGTTCAGGTTACATTGTATCTGTTCGCTGCTGTTAgaactgtgtgttttttttgttttttttttgatcatgtgacatgttttttggtttgttttttattaaaaattttgtgGTGTTTTAACCCGTACTCCGTGTGGTGTGGTCGTTACAGCGCCGTACTCTCCTCCTACTTCCTGACGGAGAGGTTGAACCTGCACGGGAAGCTGGGGTGTCTGCTCAGCGTGCTCGGCTCCACCACCATGGTGATCCACGCGCCGCAGGAGGAGGAGATCGACAACCTCACGGACATGGCCAAGAAACTCATGGACCCAGGTATGACATCAACGTCATCACCCTGACGCCCAACTCTTCAGGACACGTGACGTGTATTCAGTCATGaacggtgtttttttttttttgtgctaatttACAATCACATTTCTCCAAAATCATTCCaaatacagatttttaaaaaactattacaGTTATAGAGATGTGCCTGTGTATTATCGATCTGCCTTTTTCGTCAAACTTTGTGGCCAAATTAGTGTCAAACCCACTCAttccacacacacttgcaccCCTCTCACAACACCGCGAGCGCTAATCAGTCACAAAGGGTGTTAAAAGCCGCACACACCCACGCACTTACAGGCATCTAAGGTGGTAAAacgttacagtttttttttttttataatcctgCAGATGGGTCACTCTTGATACATTTTCACCCTCCCTTCTggtaaaagtgaaatatttgctaagtttgtttagaaataatatttatggtGGATGACGGCGATACACGCTGCTGCTCTGTAAcagtgttaaactcttgtatctgtagttagtttgtgttgtttaaacgCTGCACTTGGTTTATATTTGAGAAATTGAATGCTATAAGAaacgggctacatttaattactcattcatttaattaatcataattattatgaaccatatttaattattatacttttttaaaatgtaaaataaaaaaatgtaatctggcAAAAATCCAATCTTAAATCagacaaattataataatattgacTCTTCGTTTTAACTGAattagttttttcttcttcttctcctctccACGCAGGCTTCGTGGTCTTTGCTACATTCGTCATCATCGTGGCTCTGATCTTCATCTGCATCGTGGGCCCGCGTCACGGCCAGACCAACATCCTGGTGTACATCACCATCTGCTCGGTGATCGGCTCGCTCTCCGTATCGTGTGTGAAGGGCCTGGGCATCGCCATCAAGGAGCTGATCGGCGGTAAGCCGGTGCTCACTCAGCCCTTGTTCTGGCTGCTCCTGGTCAGCCTGGTGGTGTGCGTCAGCA of Clarias gariepinus isolate MV-2021 ecotype Netherlands chromosome 6, CGAR_prim_01v2, whole genome shotgun sequence contains these proteins:
- the nipa2 gene encoding magnesium transporter NIPA2 isoform X2, with amino-acid sequence MGQDRGRFDFYIGLALAISSSLFIGGSFILKKKGLLRLARKGSMRAGQGGHAYLKEWLWWAGLLSMGAGEAANFAAYAFAPATLVTPLGALSVLVSAVLSSYFLTERLNLHGKLGCLLSVLGSTTMVIHAPQEEEIDNLTDMAKKLMDPGFVVFATFVIIVALIFICIVGPRHGQTNILVYITICSVIGSLSVSCVKGLGIAIKELIGGKPVLTQPLFWLLLVSLVVCVSTQINYLNKALDIFNTSLVTPIYYVFFTTSVLTCSAILFKEWEHMGYDDVIGTLSGFLTIIVGIFLLHAFKDVNVSLAMLAVSIRKEERNGTMANGGAHAYAHSTYELLRDEDPEMGSTFDNVSRRNGTMGTS